One region of Macadamia integrifolia cultivar HAES 741 chromosome 11, SCU_Mint_v3, whole genome shotgun sequence genomic DNA includes:
- the LOC122093691 gene encoding probable protein phosphatase 2C 52, which produces MGCCLSVSSGISSTSSRSNGETISSCSGFSSRRSRRTKRAFSDHVTTLHHLSSIPNRIFTNGKSRTSCIFTQQGRKGINQDAMVVWEEFLPEDAIFCGVFDGHGPYGHLVSRKVRDALPLKLLSFLQSYDSKRNGKNSGCFGRKVIQDEREPEKEASSEDILGLPWREAFLKSYKAMDKELRSHPTLDSFCSGSTAVTIVKQGLNLFMGNIGDSRAILGSKDSNDSIVAVQLTVDLKPDLPREAERIKRCRGRVFALQDEPEVPRVWLPFDDAPGLAMARAFGDFCLKDYGVISIPEFYHRILTERDQFIVLASDGVWDVLSNEEVVEIVASTPNRSSAARILVESAAREWKLKYPTSKMDDCAVVCLFLDGKMDSESDEPEDQGIYTATHQSQHSFNNTTESDDGQIPEPSLQRNFTVRSAEDSDPNSKILVAVDESDGTVMIEDQNWSGLEGVTRVNSLVQLPRFSEERRSA; this is translated from the exons ATGGGTTGCTGTCTTTCGGTAAGTAGTGGCATCAGTAGCACTAGTAGCAGGAGCAATGGAGAAACGATATCTTCATGTTCGGGTTTCAGCTCCCGAAGGAGCAGGAGAACGAAGAGGGCATTTTCTGACCACGTCACAACCTTGCACCATCTGTCTTCTATACCTAATCGGATATTCACAAACGGAAAGAGCAGAACCTCTTGTATATTCACACAGCAAGGGCGCAAAGGAATAAATCAGGATGCAATGGTTGTGTGGGAA GAGTTCCTCCCAGAAGATGCAATTTTCTGTGGAGTCTTTGATGGTCATGGCCCATACGGCCATCTTGTTTCCCGGAAAGTGAGGGATGCCCTGCCATTGAAGTTGCTCTCATTTCTGCAGTCTTATGATTCTAAAAGAAATGGCAAGAACAGTGGTTGTTTCGGTAGGAAAGTTATACAGGACGAGAGAGAACCTGAGAAGGAGGCCTCATCCGAGGATATCTTGGGCTTGCCATGGAGAGAAGCTTTCTTAAAGTCATACAAAGCCATGGACAAAGAGCTAAGGTCCCATCCTACCTTGGACAGCTTTTGCAGTGGTAGCACCGCTGTCACAATTGTTAAGCAG GGGTTGAATCTTTTCATGGGAAACATTGGGGATTCTCGTGCGATCTTGGGATCCAAGGACAGCAATGACTCCATTGTTGCCGTGCAGTTGACAGTTGATCTAAAGCCTGACTTGCCGA GGGAAGCAGAGCGCATTAAACGGTGTAGAGGAAGGGTTTTTGCATTACAAGATGAACCTGAAGTTCCTAGAGTTTGGTTGCCATTTGATGATGCCCCTGGATTAGCAATGGCTAGGGCATTTGGTGATTTCTGTTTGAAGGATTATGGGGTGATCTCTATACCTGAATTCTATCACAGGATCCTTACAGAGAGGGATCAATTCATTGTTCTTGCTTCTGATGGG GTCTGGGATGTGTTGAGCAACGAAGAAGTGGTTGAGATTGTGGCCTCTACCCCAAATCGATCTTCAGCTGCACGAATCCTAGTCGAGTCAGCTGCTCGTGAATGGAAACTTAAATACCCCACATCTAAAATGGATGACTGTGCAGTGGTTTGTTTGTTCTTGGATGGTAAGATGGACTCTGAATCTGATGAACCAGAGGACCAAGGCATATATACTGCCACTCATCAAAGCCAACATTCATTCAATAACACAACTGAGTCAGATGATGGACAGATCCCAGAACCATCTCTGCAGAGGAATTTTACAGTCAGATCAGCTGAAGACAGTGATCCAAACAGCAAAATTCTGGTTGCTGTGGATGAAAGTGATGGAACCGTGATGATTGAGGATCAAAACTGGTCAGGTTTGGAAGGTGTTACTCGAGTCAACTCACTTGTTCAACTTCCAAGATTTTCCGAGGAGAGGCGAAGTGCTTGA